ACAGGCGCTCAGAGAACCAGGGAGCGTTTGCAAATAGCAATGCCAATAACAATAAAACGAGGTTGGTCATGTGGGATTCTTAAAAATATCTGCTTAGATGTTACTGCAAGCTCAATAAAATTGCTTTTGAGCATAAATCCATTAATGTCTGCGGCATCAAGCCAAAGTAGAGCAGAGCCAGCCCGTTTAGACTCAGGATGACCTTCATATCAAATGAAGCGACGATAGGTGAATGATCTTGTGGCTCGTCAAAATAAACCAGTTTGACGATACGGAGATAATAATAAGCACCGACCGTAGCCATTAATACACCGAAGACTACGACCCATAAATAACCAGCCTGTAATGCGGCCTGCAATACCGCAAATTTCGCATAGAAGCCCAGTGTTGGTGGTATGCCTGCCATTGAGAACATCATGATCAACATTAAGAATGCATACCATGGGTTACGCTGGTTCAGGCCTTTCAAATCATCCAAGTTCTCTGCCTCGAAACCTTTGCGCGATAGCAGTAAAATCATCCCGAAACCACCGAGTGACATAAGGGCATAAGCGGCAATATATAGCATTGCAGAAGCATAGCCATTAATGCTGGCGCTCATGAGGCCGTAAAGCAGGTAGCCAATATGGGCGATAGTGGAATATGCAAACATACGCTTGAGATTGGTTTGGGCAATGGCAGTCACACTACCAATTGAAATAGAAAGTACGGCCATAATCACGAGCATGCCTTGCCAATCGTGCGCCAATACATAGAGGCCTTGTACCAGAAGTCGAATCACAAAGGCAAAAGCTGCAATCTTGGTAGCTGAGCCTATCAATATAGTCACCGCAGTTGGCGCGCCCTGATAAACATCAGGTAACCACATCTGGAATGGCACGGCACCGAGCTTGAATGCCAAGCCAGCAACAATGAATACCAAGCCCAACACTAATATCGCATGATAATGGGCGCCACCGAGTAATGCATTGCTGACTTCAGCCAGATTGAGACTACCTGTTGCGCCGTAAATCATGGACATGCCGTAGAGCAACATACCTGATGCCAAGGCACCTAATACAAAATATTTGATAGCCGCTTCTGTTGCAGTCGGGTTGTCACGGTCCAGCGCAACGAGCGCATACAGGCTTAGTGAAAGTAGCTCAAGGCCCATATAAAGCGTCAGGAAGTGTTGGCCTGACACCAATATCATCATACCCAGCAGGCTGAATAATACGAGCGCGTAGAACTCACCACGGAACATGCCGCGCAAGGCAATGTAGCTGCGGGTGTAAACCAGCGTGGCTGATATGCTGATGTAGATCATGAGCTTCGTCAGGTCCGAGAACGTATCGCTAACGAACATGCCATTGAATGAATAGCCGACACCTGGCGTGTGATTAAAGTAGGTAATGGCAGCAGCGCCTAATAGCGTGGCTTGCGAAAAGATATAGATTAGGTTGCGGTTGGCTGGCTTGAGAAATAAGTCCAGCAGCAGAATAAGCATAGCCATCGAGAGTACGAATATCTCGGGGAGCGCAGCACCTAAATCGTAATAAATGGCATCCATGCTATTTCTCTGTATTTTCTTTTTGTGTTGCTTGTATAGACATTTGCATCATCATGGCAGCTTACTTTGTGCGAGATGGCCAAGCAGGTTTTCAACGGTAGCGTGCGTCATCTCGGTAATCGGGTATGGGTATAAGCCAAAGCCCAAAATCAAGAGCGCGAGCACACCCAATATCAACATTTCACGTTGATTAATGTCTTTCAAGACTGCGACATGATGGTTGGCAATCTCGCCGTAAAACACGCGTTTCACCATCCACAAGGTATAAGCAGCACCAAAAATCAGTGTGGTTGAAGCTAAAAATGCATACCAGAAGTTGGTCTGCAGTGCTGCCAGTATCACCATAAACTCACCTACAAAACCGGATGTGCCCGGCAAACCACTGTTAGCCATAGCAAACAGCACAGCAAAAGCTGCAAAGGTTGGCATAGTGTTCGCTACGCCACCGTAATCGGCAATCTGGCGTGAATGCATGCGGTCATACAGCACACCTACACTCAAGAACATGGCGGAAGAAATAAAGCCATGCGAAATCATCTGCACAATCGCGCCATCCATACCTAATGGATTAAATATAAAAAAGCCGAGTGTGACAAAACCCATGTGTGAAATGGATGAGTAGGCAATCAGCTTTTTCATATCTTGCTGCACTAAGGCGACCAAGGCGATATAGACCACAGCAATCAGTGAAAGCGTGATCATGAAGCCGGAAAGATAATTTGCTGCATCTGGCGCTATCGGCATGGCGAACCGCAAGAAGCTATAGCCACCCAGTTTCAATGCAATAGCCGCCAAGACTACCGAGCCTCCAGTTGGCGCTTCAACGTGGGCATCAGGCAACCAAGTGTGCAATGGCCACATTGGGATCTTCACTGCAAACGCCATAAAGAACGCAAGGAAGATCAATATCTGCGCATTCATCGGCAATGGCATGGTGTAGTAATCAACCAGTTCAAAACTATTGGTTTGATGGTAAAGGTAGATGAACACCACAAGCATCAATAATGAGCCCAGCAATGTATAGAGGAAGAATTTGATCGTGGCATACACACGATTAGGTCCGCCCCATATACCGATGACTAGGAACATCGGGATAAGCATAGCTTCCCAAAACACGTAGTAGAGAATTGCATCTAACGCGCTGAATACACCAATCATGATGCCTGACATGATGAGGAACGCCGCCATGTATTGGGCAACGCGCTTCTGGATCACTTCCCACGCCGCAATCACCACAAGAATAGTAGTGAAACTAGTCAGCAATATCAGAGGAACAGCAATACCATCTACACCCAAATGGTAATTAATATTGAAAGCGGGAATCCAGCGTAGACCTTCTTGAAACTGAAAACCACCATCATTGAAATCAAAACCCGTATACAGGGGCAACGTAACGGCAAAACCAATAATACTGCCTACTAATGCTACCCAACGGGCAGTAGGTGCATTTTGGTCGCCGCCTGTAAATAGAACGAGAATACCCGCAATAATTGGTACCCAGATCGCAAGACTAAGAATAGGTAAATCTGCCATTTAGATCTTCGTAAAAAAAGTGAGTAGCAAGAATACGCCAATAATCATGGCGAACGCATAGTGGTAGATCAAACCTGATTGTAGCTTGCGGATAATGCCTGCCAAGCGACCTATCAGTTTAGCTGTACCATTGACCATCACCCCATCAATCAACTGGATATCGCCGATTTTCCAAAGCTTGCTGCCAATAAGCCGTGCGCCGCCTGCAAAGAGGATTTCGTTAAAACGGTCGAAACCATATTTGTTATCAAGAATCCGATAAACAAGAGAAAAACGCTGCTGAATAGCAGCAGGAATATCAGGGCGCTTCATGTAGAAATACCATGACAGCAACACGCCTGATAGTGCCAATAGAAACGGTGCAGAAGTCAGCGCATGCAAGGCCATAGCCCATGGCCCATGGAAGTCTTCAGCCAGTTCATGCATAACGGGGTGTGCTTCATTATCAACAAAAATCACACCTGAGAAGAAATCACCATAAAGCATAGGCTCAATCGCAATGTAGCCAATGACTACTGAAGGTATAGCCAATGCGATCAATGGCAATGTCACCACCCAAGGCAATGGGTGTGGATTATCATCTGGTCCTAAGCCATGGTGTTCTTCATGATGATCATGCTCATCATGCGCAGCGTGTTCGTCGTGAGATGCATCATGGCTAACATGGTCATCACTATGTGACGCCATAGCTGGGGCATGGGCTTGGCGTACTTGAGCATGAGCGTGCTCTTCAACTTTCTGTTCACGCCACCGCTCTTTGCCATGAAACACAAGGAAATAAAGCCGGAATGAATAGAATGCTGTCACAAATACACCTGTAAGCACGGCGAAGTAGGCAAATCCACTACCTGGAATATGTGAGAACTTGACGGCTTCGATAATCGAATCTTTCGAGTAAAAACCAGAAAATAAAGGTGTGCCAATTAATGCAAGTGAACCAATCAAAGAAGTAATCCACACGATAGGCATATGTTTACGCAAGCCCCCCATGTTACGAATGTCCTGATCATGATGCATGGCCATGATCACTGCGCCAGCCGCAAGGAATAGCAGCGCTTTGAAGAATGCATGTGTCATCAAGTGAAATATCGCAACGGAGTAGGCTGAGGCACCAAGGGCAACTGTCATATAACCCAGCTGTGAAAGCGTTGAGTAGGCAATCACGCGTTTAATGTCATTTTGGATAATGCCCAGAAAACCCATGAACAGCGCAGTAATTGAACCAATCACCATTACGGTTGAAAGCGCCGTAGTAGAAAGCTCAAACAGCGGTGACATACGTGCCACCATAAAAATACCGGCTGTCACCATGGTTGCTGCATGAATCAATGCAGAAATCGGAGTTGGCCCTTCCATAGAATCAGGTAGCCATACGTGTAATGGCACTTGTGCAGACTTACCCATTGCACCTATAAAAAGAAGAATGCAGGTGAGCGTCATCAGTGACCACTCGTGACCTGGAATAATACTGACTGTGGTGTCAGCAAACTTCGGGGCGACTGAAAACACTGCGAGATAATCCAGTGTGCCGAAGAAATACAACACCATACCTATACCTAGTAAAAAGCCAAAATCGCCTACACGATTCACCAAGAACGCCTTGAGATTGGCATAGATTGCTGTTGGACGCTTGTACCAGAAACCAATTAAGAGGTATGAGACCAGGCCCACTGCCTCCCAGCCAAAGAACAACTGCATGAAGTTGTTGGCCATTACCAGCATCAGCATGGCGAAAGTGAACAATGAAATGTAGCTGAAGAAACGGCTATAGCCAGGGTCATCCTTCATGTAACCGATGGTATAGATATGCACCATCAGCGAAACAAAGGTGACGACGACCATCATGGTGGCGGTCAGCCTGTCAATCATAAAGCCGACTTCAAAGCTGGTGTTGCCACTGACCAGCCAGGTATAAACGGTGCCGTAGTAGGTATTACCAATCAGCGCATCATTAAACACATAAAGTGACAAAGCACAGGATGCGCCCACGCCAGCAATCGTCAGGATATGTGCGGCGGCCCTTGGCAACTGGCGGCCAAACAATCCAATCACCACGGCAGCGAATAAAGGCAGCAGAGGGATCAGCAGGTAGATTTTTTGCATTGCAATCATGTTTATTTTTCTTGCAGCTTTCTTTTCATTAGCTTCTTAGTGGCGATTAGTGTTCACATTTAGCCTTTGAGGCTATCGATATCGTCTACATTAATCGTCTTCAGGTTTCTGAATAACACAACCAAAATTGCCAAGCCAATTGCAGACTCTGCCGCCGCCACAGTCAATATAAAGAATACAAAAACCTGGCCAGCAATGTCGTTGAGGTAATGGGAGAAAGCAATAAAATTGAGATTAACAGCAAGCAACATCAACTCAATGGCCATCAAAAGAATAATGACGTTTTTTCGATTGAGGAAGATGCCGATGATGCTAATGGCGAACAAGATAGCGCCCAAAACAAGGTAATGCGAGAGACTGACCATTACGCTTTACCTTTCTTGGTATCAGGTTCAACTGCAGGCTCTTTAATTTCAACATCTGCAGCCATGCTGACCATACGAATACGATCCGCACGTTTTACTTTGACTTGGGCAGCAGGATCCATAAACTTGGAATCCTTACGATCACGCAATGTGAGGGCAATGGCAGCAATAATGGCAACCAGCAACACCACCGAGGCCAATTCAAACGGCAACAGGTAGTCGGTATATAGCTGGCGGCCAAGCTCTGCTGTATTGCTGTAGCCGTTGAGATGGGTAATTGGTGGGGTAATTTTGTCGACGCCAAAATGTTTTACGCCGAGAATCATGCTCATTTCAACAGCCATTAGAATGCCCACTGGTAGCGCAATTGGTAGGGCTGACCAAAAGCCTTCTCGCAAGCGGTCGAGATTGATGTCGAGCATCATCACCACAAACAGGAATAACACCATGACTGCACCTACATAGACCAGCACCAGTACAATCGCGAGAAATTCGGCTTCTAGCAACAGCCAGATACCTGCCGCAGTAAAGAATGCGAGGACGAGATACAAAGCAGCATGCACTGGATTACGGGCCGTAATGACACGTAAGCCCGCAATCAGCAAGATCGCCGCAAGTACATAAAAAACGTAGTCTTGGAATGTCATATTATCTTGGGAAAAAGAAAGAAAAAGAGAAAGACTGAGTCCTGAATAAAGACTTATCTTTTAATTCTCATATTTGCTTTGCTCTCCCCTTCACTCTTTTCTTATCGAAACTTCGTTACCTAAATTTTGCATCTGTGGCACGATCTGCCGCAATTTGTTCTTCATATTTATCACCAATCGCCAGCAACATTGGTTTGGTGTATAGAAGATCACCACGTTTTTCACCGTGATAATCAAAAATACGGGTCTCAACTATCGAATCAACTGGGCAGGACTCTTCACAAAAACCGCAGAAAATGCACTTGGTTAAATCAATATCGTAACGTGTGGTACGGCGCGTATTATCTTCGCGCTGCTCAGATTCAATGGTGATTGCCATAGCCGGGCAAACTGCTTCACACAGTTTGCAGGCGATACAACGCTCTTCACCATTTGGATAACGACGCAATGCATGCAAGCCCCTGAAACGTGGGCTCATAGGTGTGCGTTCTTCAGGGAACTGTACGGTAATCTTGCGCGCAAAGAAGTAGCGGCCAGTTAAAGCCATGCCTTTCAGCAACTCCACCAGCATGAGGCTGGAAAGTACAGTTTTGATTTTATCGATCATATTTACTAGCCATGTCTAAATATACTGGATCAATGAAATAAGTAGGCCAAAGGCGTCTGCATAAAAGCGCCCACTACTACTATCCATACCAAGGTAATAGGAATGAAAACTTTCCAACCCAGACGCATAATCTGGTCATAGCGATAACGTGGAAATGTCGCCCTGAACCATAAGAATATGAAGAGTAAAGCAGCCACTTTGGCTAATAACCATAAAAAACTATCTGGCAAAAATGGCACTGGTGAGAGCCAACCGCCAAGGAACATGAGCGCAGCCAGCATACAGACCAATATCATATTGGCATATTCGGCCAAGAAGAAAATAGCGAACGCCATACCTGAATATTCAACGTGGAAACCTGCGACGATTTCAGATTCACCTTCTGCCACATCAAACGGTGCGCGATTTGTTTCAGCAACGGCACTAATAAAATAAACAATAAATAACGGGAATAATGGCAACCAGTACCATTGCCAGAATCCACCCGATTGAGCTAATACAATCTTGCCGAGATTCAGGCTACCTGCCGCCATCAGCACACCAACCAGTGAAAATCCCATGGCGATTTCGTATGAAACAATTTGAGCCGCTGAGCGCAAGCTGCCTAGGAACGCATATTTGGAATTGGATGCCCAGCCCGCAATGATGACGCCATATACAGCAACTGATGTCATGGCGAGTATATACAGCAGGCCAGCATCAATATCGGCCAGCATCATGTTTAAATCAAAAGGTACCACCGCCCACGCTGCAAAAGCAGGCGCAATGGCTAACACGGGACCTAATAAGAACAAGGTTTTGTTTGATTCTGCTGGGAGGATAATCTCCTTCATCAGCAATTTAAGGCCATCAGCCACTGGCTGTAGCAGGCCAAAATAGCCAACGCGATTTGGCCCAATCCGCACTTGCATGAAGCCAATGACCTTACGTTCAGCCAATGTGAGATAAGCTACAGCGCCCATCAATGGCAGCACGATGGCTACTATTTTGATTAACGTCCAACCTGTAATCTGCACAGCTGGCCACCAGCCACCAAACAGGTGTTGCAAGGGTTGGAGTATAAAGTCAGCTGACATTATGCAGTCGCTTCCATTGCAGGCGCAGTGACCTGTATTTTTTCAACCGTGATTTCACCCATTAAATCACCCAAGCCCAAGGTGGCCTGACTTGCGCCCGCAATTCTGACGCAAGCCGAATGCACTCTACTATCAGCTTTCGCCTTCAATATCGCTTCGCCATGCGCTTGTTTCACTAAAACGGTATCGCCATCTTCAATACCCAATTTAGCCAATAACTTGGGATGCATAGCAGCGACTGGCTTGGCTAGATACTTGGTTTTTTGTAATGGTGGTGACCGACGCACAATGGCATCTGACTGATATTGTGGAATCTCACCTATGCGCTGCAACTCACCTTCCAGCTTGACTTTGACTACCACATCAATCAATTCACGGAGGTTGTTGTTCAAAGTACGCCATACGACTGACGATGGTTTCTCACCGCCAAAAATCTCATCTTTCACTTCTTCGCTGCTATCAAACTCAAAACCTTGTAGTCCCAGTGTATTACCTAAAACGCGCAACACTTTCCATGCAGGACGGCACTCGCCCAATGGCTTGGTCACAGCCTTGAAGCTCTGCACACGGCCTTCCATACTCATGAAAGTGCCTGAAGTTTCAGTGAATGGTGCAATCGGCAGCAACACATGTGCATTTCGCAGTGCATCTGACTTATAGGCAGTCAATGCGACAACACAATCAGCTTGTGCAATCGCCTGATTGGCAAGCGCTGGGTTATGACAATCGAGCTCTGGCTCAACATTCACAAGCACATAGGCTTTGCGAGGTGACTCCAGCATAGCCTTGGCATTCAAGCCCTTTACCTGTGGCATAGCGCCAACAAGATTAGCGCCAACACTATTGGCACCAGCAGAAAGCACACCAAATGTCGCACCACAGAGTGATGCGATGGCTTCAGCCAAGCTGTAAATTTCAGTATAGCGAGGATGGTGTTGCGAAATATTGCCAAGAAATACGGCTGAACGTGGGCTGACTAAATCAACCAGATCGCCATGCCCAGCTAGGCTGTTCGCCATAGCCTTACTGTTATCCCAGACCTTTATATTTTCCAACAGCTCATTCAGAGACTTAGGTAGACATAAGGAAAGTCTTTCCAAACCTGAAATGGCTTTGAGAATTTGTGCTAACACATTAACCATGTCATTCGGCGAGCAGATGGCTTTGTGCATCACTGGGATGAGCGGATCATCATCTAAGGGGTTAACCAATGATAATTCAGCGCCATTCGCAACAGCTTTACGTATGCGCTGAGCGAGCAAAGGATGTTCATTACGTAAGTTACTGCCAATGACCAGAATACGATCCATCTGTTCCACATCAGGGATGTTGCAACCCATCCACACAACGCCCAGACGTTTGCCATCATGGCGGAAATCGGTATGGCGCAAGCGGTAATCCACATTATCTGAGCCCAGGCCATGCGCCAATTTCTTGGCGAGATGTGCTTCTTCCATGGTGCTGTTAGGGGAAACCAAGACACCAATCTGGTCGCCACCTCTTGTATCCGCAATCTCTTTCAAATGCCCTGCAGCAAACTCGAGTGCGGTCTTCCAGTCAGTTTCATGCCATTCACCATGATGCTTAATCATTGGAATCGTTAATCGATCTGAACTATTCAGGCCTTCGTATGAAAAGCGGTCGCGGTCTGACAACCAGCATTCGTTGATGCTTTCTTTTTCGCGCGGCAATACGCGCATGACTTTGCCGTCTTTAATCTGCACTTCAATCTGAGACCCTAGGCCATCATGTGGGGCAATTGATGGTCTGCGTGTCAGCTCCCAAGTGCGGGCAGAGTAACGGAACGGCTTGCTGGTCAGTGCGCCAACTGGGCACAAATCAATGATATTGCCAGACAGCTCGGAATCTACGCTCTTATCAACATAAGCCGTAATCTCAGCATGTTCGCCACGATTAATCAGGCCTAACTCCATCATGCCGCCAACTTCTTTTAGAAAGCGTACGCAGCGTGTACATTGGATACAACGCGTCATATCGGTAGATACCAATGGGCCAATGTTCTTGTTCAGTACTACACGCTTTTCTTCGGTATAGCGTGAACCACTTGCGCCATAAGCCACAGCAATATCTTGCAAATCACACTCGCCGCCTTGGTCACAGATTGGACAATCTAGCGGGTGATTAATTAGCAAAAACTCCATCACGCTCTTTTGTGCCTCAACTGCGGCTTTAGAACGGGTAAAAATCTTCATGCCATCAGCCACTGGTGTTGCACATGCTGGCAGTGGCTTATTAAATTTTTCAACTTGCACCAAGCACATGCGGCAATTGGCAGCTACTGAAAGTTTTTTGTGATAACAGAATCGTGGGATTGCTATCCCCAGCTTATCGGCTGCATCAATAATAGTAGTACCGTGATCGACTTCAACTGGCTTGCCATCAATCTCAATATTAAGCATGTGCCACCTCTAAATTCGCCTGCTTATATTTACCAGGGTTTTGCTGAGCATCCACCATGCTATGGCCGTTCTGGATGTAATACTCGAATTCAGGCCTGAAATGCTTGATGAAACTTAATACAGGGGTAGCTGCAGCGTCGCCCAACGCACAGATCGTGCGTCCTGAAATATTGCTGCTCACATCGGTCAGCAAATCGAGATCTTCCATCTTGCCTTGGCCATTGACGATGCGACTGATCACGCGATAGAGCCAGCCCGTGCCTTCACGACAAGGAGTGCATTGGCCGCAGGATTCTTCAAAAAAGAAATAAGACAAACGCTTGAGGGTTTTGACCATGCAAGTGGTTTCATCCATCACAATCATAGAACCAGCACCAAGGCTGGAACCCGCTTTGGATAAGCCATCGTAGTCCATAGTAGCACCCAGAATAGCTGCTGCAGGCATAACGGCAGTTGATGGTCCCCCAGGAATGACGGCTTTTAATTGCCGGCCTTTCCATACCCCGCCGGCAATCTCAAGCAATTCAGCAAATGGCATGCCCATTTTCACTTCGTAATTGCCGGGCCGCTCAACATGGCCGGAGACTGAAAATAACTTGGTACCGCCAGAGTTAGGCACGCCTAAATCCTGAAATGCCTGACCACCATGCTGCAATATCCATGGGATAGAAGCATAGGACTCAGTGTTGTTCACATTGGTCGGCTTGCCAAACACGCCATAACTGGCAGGGAAAGGCGGCTTGAAGCGAGGCTGGCCTTTTTTACCTTCGATCGACTCAATCAAGGCAGTTTCTTCACCGCAGATATAAGCGCCGTAGCCATGCACAGCATATAAATCAAAACTAAAATTTGTACCGAATAGATTTTCGCCGATAAAACCAGCAGCGCGTGCTTCCGCCAGTGCGTTCTCAAAGATTTCGTAGTCTTCCCAGATCTCACCGTGGATATAGTTATAACCTACGCGCGCACCTAACGTGTAGGCGGCTATCGCCATGCCTTCTATTAGTTGGTGCGGGTTGTAGCGAATAATGTCGCGGTCTTTGAATGTACCTGGCTCGCCTTCATCCGTATTACAAACGAGATATTTAGTGCCGTCATAATAGCGCGGCATGAAGCTCCATTTAAGGCCTGTTGGGAAGCCCGCACCACCGCGACCACGTAGACCTGATAATTTCACCTGCGTAATAATTTCAGTAGCTTTTACTTTTTCAGAAACAATACGTTTCAGCTGGGCATAGCCGCCAGTTTTCAAATAAGTGTCAAGTGAGTTGGGGTGATCAGACAGCATGGTGCGCAGACACACCAGCGTCTCTTTATCTGACCGATACTGCGTAGGGGTTGTGTCCAGATAACTCATCATTCCAGCCCTTCAAGAATCTCGTCAACTTTTTCTGGCGTTAAAAACTCATGCATCTTGTGATTATTGATGTGAAATAAAGGAGCGCCAGCACAAGTACCCATGCATTCGCCCTCTTTCAGCGTAAATTTACCATCGGCAGTCGTTTCATTAAAACCAATAGCCAGCTTGTGATTAAGATGCTGCACAATCCCATCAGCATCACGCAACATACAAGAAATATTGGTGCAGACCGTGATTTTATATTTACCAACAGGCTCAAGCTCGTACATATTGTAGAAGCTTGCAACTTCAAGTGCGGCGATGGCTGGGATTCGCAGGTAGTCGGCGACAAAGGTGATGGTTTCTTTTGACAACCAGCCTTTTTCCGTTTGTGCGATACGCAAAGCGGACATCACTGCCGCCTGACGATTCTCAGGTGGATATTTCTTAAGTTCGTATTCGATTTTATCAATGGACTCTTGAGATAACATCAGCGGTCAATCTCCCCAAATACAATATCTTGCGTGCCTATAATCGCAACCAGATCAGCAATCATATGACCACGCGTCATTTCATCTAGCGCTGCCAAGTGTGGGAAACCAGGCGCGCGAATCTTGAGGCGATATGGTTTATTTGCGCCATCTGAAATCAGATAGATACCAAACTCACCTTTAGGATGCTCAACCGCAGCATAAGCTTCGCCAGCTGGTACATGGAAGCCTTCGGTGAATAATTTAAAGTGGTGGATAAGGTCTTCCATATCCATCTTCATACCTTCACGGGCTGGCGGCGCAACCTTGTTATTGCTGGTAATGACAGGGCCAGGGTTTTTACGCAACCAATCTATACATTGCTTAACGATGCGATTGGACTGACGGAATTCCTCGATACGCACCAAGTAACGATCATAACAATCGCCATTAACGCCGACAGGAATATCGAAATCCATCTTATCGTAGACTTCATAAGGCTGTTTCTTGCGCAAATCCCAGGCAATACCTGAGCCGCGCAGCATAGGGCCTGTCATCCCTAATGACAGCGCACGTTCCGGCGTAACTACGCCGATACCTACGGTACGCTGTTTCCAGATACGGTTATCAGTCAGCAAGGTTTCGTATTCATCTACATAGGTAGGAAAGCGATTGGTAAAGTCTTCAATGAAATCGAGCAAGGAGCCTTGCCGATTGTCGTTCATGCGATTGATGGCTTTTTGATTATGGATTTTGGATGCTTCATATTGCGGCATGCGGTTAGGCAAATCGCGATAAACGCCGCCTGGGCGGTAATAAGCCGCGTGCATGCGAGCACCAGAAACCGCTTCGTAGCAATCAAACAAATCTTCACGCTCTCGGAAAGCGTACAAGAATACAGTCATCGCACCAACATCCAGCGCATGAGCGCCCAGCCATAACAGGTGATTCAAGATGCGGGTAATCTCATCGAACATGACACGAATGTATTGCGCGCGAATCGGCACTTCAATGCCCATCAACTTTTCAATCGCCATCACGTAGGCATGCTCGTTGGACATCATGGATACATAATCCAGACGATCCATATAAGGCACAGACTGCAGATAAGTACGGTTCTCGGCAAGTTTTTCAGTGGCCCTATGCAACAAACCAATATGCGGGTCAGCGCGCTGGATCACTTCGCCATCCAACTCTAGCACCAAGCGCAAAACGCCATGCGCTGCTGGGTGCTGCGGGCCAAAGTTCATGGTGTAATTACGAATCTCAGCCATTGTGGAA
This genomic window from Methyloradius palustris contains:
- the nuoN gene encoding NADH-quinone oxidoreductase subunit NuoN is translated as MDAIYYDLGAALPEIFVLSMAMLILLLDLFLKPANRNLIYIFSQATLLGAAAITYFNHTPGVGYSFNGMFVSDTFSDLTKLMIYISISATLVYTRSYIALRGMFRGEFYALVLFSLLGMMILVSGQHFLTLYMGLELLSLSLYALVALDRDNPTATEAAIKYFVLGALASGMLLYGMSMIYGATGSLNLAEVSNALLGGAHYHAILVLGLVFIVAGLAFKLGAVPFQMWLPDVYQGAPTAVTILIGSATKIAAFAFVIRLLVQGLYVLAHDWQGMLVIMAVLSISIGSVTAIAQTNLKRMFAYSTIAHIGYLLYGLMSASINGYASAMLYIAAYALMSLGGFGMILLLSRKGFEAENLDDLKGLNQRNPWYAFLMLIMMFSMAGIPPTLGFYAKFAVLQAALQAGYLWVVVFGVLMATVGAYYYLRIVKLVYFDEPQDHSPIVASFDMKVILSLNGLALLYFGLMPQTLMDLCSKAILLSLQ
- a CDS encoding NADH-quinone oxidoreductase subunit M yields the protein MADLPILSLAIWVPIIAGILVLFTGGDQNAPTARWVALVGSIIGFAVTLPLYTGFDFNDGGFQFQEGLRWIPAFNINYHLGVDGIAVPLILLTSFTTILVVIAAWEVIQKRVAQYMAAFLIMSGIMIGVFSALDAILYYVFWEAMLIPMFLVIGIWGGPNRVYATIKFFLYTLLGSLLMLVVFIYLYHQTNSFELVDYYTMPLPMNAQILIFLAFFMAFAVKIPMWPLHTWLPDAHVEAPTGGSVVLAAIALKLGGYSFLRFAMPIAPDAANYLSGFMITLSLIAVVYIALVALVQQDMKKLIAYSSISHMGFVTLGFFIFNPLGMDGAIVQMISHGFISSAMFLSVGVLYDRMHSRQIADYGGVANTMPTFAAFAVLFAMANSGLPGTSGFVGEFMVILAALQTNFWYAFLASTTLIFGAAYTLWMVKRVFYGEIANHHVAVLKDINQREMLILGVLALLILGFGLYPYPITEMTHATVENLLGHLAQSKLP
- the nuoL gene encoding NADH-quinone oxidoreductase subunit L yields the protein MIAMQKIYLLIPLLPLFAAVVIGLFGRQLPRAAAHILTIAGVGASCALSLYVFNDALIGNTYYGTVYTWLVSGNTSFEVGFMIDRLTATMMVVVTFVSLMVHIYTIGYMKDDPGYSRFFSYISLFTFAMLMLVMANNFMQLFFGWEAVGLVSYLLIGFWYKRPTAIYANLKAFLVNRVGDFGFLLGIGMVLYFFGTLDYLAVFSVAPKFADTTVSIIPGHEWSLMTLTCILLFIGAMGKSAQVPLHVWLPDSMEGPTPISALIHAATMVTAGIFMVARMSPLFELSTTALSTVMVIGSITALFMGFLGIIQNDIKRVIAYSTLSQLGYMTVALGASAYSVAIFHLMTHAFFKALLFLAAGAVIMAMHHDQDIRNMGGLRKHMPIVWITSLIGSLALIGTPLFSGFYSKDSIIEAVKFSHIPGSGFAYFAVLTGVFVTAFYSFRLYFLVFHGKERWREQKVEEHAHAQVRQAHAPAMASHSDDHVSHDASHDEHAAHDEHDHHEEHHGLGPDDNPHPLPWVVTLPLIALAIPSVVIGYIAIEPMLYGDFFSGVIFVDNEAHPVMHELAEDFHGPWAMALHALTSAPFLLALSGVLLSWYFYMKRPDIPAAIQQRFSLVYRILDNKYGFDRFNEILFAGGARLIGSKLWKIGDIQLIDGVMVNGTAKLIGRLAGIIRKLQSGLIYHYAFAMIIGVFLLLTFFTKI
- the nuoK gene encoding NADH-quinone oxidoreductase subunit NuoK encodes the protein MVSLSHYLVLGAILFAISIIGIFLNRKNVIILLMAIELMLLAVNLNFIAFSHYLNDIAGQVFVFFILTVAAAESAIGLAILVVLFRNLKTINVDDIDSLKG
- a CDS encoding NADH-quinone oxidoreductase subunit J, with the protein product MTFQDYVFYVLAAILLIAGLRVITARNPVHAALYLVLAFFTAAGIWLLLEAEFLAIVLVLVYVGAVMVLFLFVVMMLDINLDRLREGFWSALPIALPVGILMAVEMSMILGVKHFGVDKITPPITHLNGYSNTAELGRQLYTDYLLPFELASVVLLVAIIAAIALTLRDRKDSKFMDPAAQVKVKRADRIRMVSMAADVEIKEPAVEPDTKKGKA
- the nuoI gene encoding NADH-quinone oxidoreductase subunit NuoI — protein: MIDKIKTVLSSLMLVELLKGMALTGRYFFARKITVQFPEERTPMSPRFRGLHALRRYPNGEERCIACKLCEAVCPAMAITIESEQREDNTRRTTRYDIDLTKCIFCGFCEESCPVDSIVETRIFDYHGEKRGDLLYTKPMLLAIGDKYEEQIAADRATDAKFR